A genomic segment from Hypomesus transpacificus isolate Combined female chromosome 13, fHypTra1, whole genome shotgun sequence encodes:
- the LOC124475215 gene encoding myoferlin-like isoform X5 yields MRLLGSTKVSLRDLATGQVKSLPSKNLPLINEKGQDIGATIDLVIGYDPPAGAVPNPNNSQDGTTAGDAGGGDEEENVDLADGGQPGSSGGGSSPGLPGNATQAMVRRARNRSRPLSNKPQDFQIRIRIIEGRQFPGNNIQPVIKVNVCGQTHRTRIKRGNNPYFDEIFFYNINMLPSELFDQQISIRVYDSFSLRADSLMGEFKLDVGYVYDEPAHSVMRKWLLLSDPDDSSSGAKGYLKVSLFIVGTGDEPPAEKRESNDDQDDIESNLLLPAGVTLRWITLALKVFRAEDIPQMDDAFIQSVKEIFGRDSDKKNLVDPFLEARFAGKKLCTQVIEKNANPEWNQLLNLQVKFPSMCECIKLTVFDWDRLTRNDAIGTTYLNLAKIASSGGEIEDEHAGYGANNEYKGKTGESEVGFLPAFGPSYVNLYGSPREFSGLPDPYEDLNFGKGEGVAYRGRVLVELTTKLEGKPDKPVDSISSDDILVVQKYQRRRKFCLCAVFHSASMLQEPGEPIQFEVSIGNYGNKLDTTCKPLASTTQYSCAVFDGNHYYYLPWADTKPVVVVTSFWEDISHRLDAVNIILHIADRLQSNISAMKTAMLAKMPDTQLAEIWLKLVSQLIDDMESVHMPELEGKPNLTALDLQIKKLRDSAMATILDGARCMREEAVEIRDTLGDIEAWLEKLSQLADEPQNSMPDVIVWMLRGEKRVAYSRVPAHQLLYSTHSQEACGQHCGRTQTILMKYPMDKNKGLKVPVQVRVNMWLGLSAHEKKFNAYSEGTFSVFAELYENQAEMFGKWGTTALVGRYKFSDVTGKLKLKQEFFMPPPGWEWEGDWFIDPEKGLLTEADAGHTEFLDEVYQNETRFPGGDWKPAAEPYTDVNGEKTQSPGEIECPAGWTLQDEWTVDDNRAVDEKGWEYGVTIPPDNKPKSWVPAEKVYHVHRRRRLVRPRSRTAGPPGGSPTERRIQGDPEGWEFSSLIGWKFHRKQRSSDTFRRRRWRRKMAPANTLGAAAIFKLEGALGIDTDEKGQKTDATKLFGANTPTVSCSFDRSYRYHLRVYVYQAKNLVAMDKDSFSDPYAHVSFLHVSQSTEKLSATLNPTWDQTLLFHDVEIHGDPDTIAQNPPKVVLELYDNDQVGKDELLGRTVCAPLVKLNAGMDQVPKLLWQPVMQRGQPAGDVLVAAELILKDKGNETELPLVPPRRGENLYMVPQGIRPVVQLTAIEILAWGLRNMKTYQLATVCSPSLVVECGGERVESVVIKNIKKSPNFPGSVLIIKALLPKDEMYTPPIVLKVIDHRPFGRKPVVGQCTISNLSDFRCDPYVARAEVAMSSKMALMMAAPPRDVSIHMGDRGPLLEDQHAEKEKELVDWWSKLYASIGEQEKCGPYLEKGYDTLKVYDCELEQVPEFQGLTDFCSTFKLHRGKNEDGVDDPTVVGEFKGSFKLYPLSDDPGIAPPPRQFRELPDSGPQECLVRIYIIRGIDLQPKDNNGMCDPYIKIALGKRSVDDRDNYLPNNTNPVFGKMFELSCFLPQDKDLKISVYDYDLLTRDEKVGETVIDLENRFLSRFGSYCGLPQTYCLTGINQWRDQMKPSQILQNLARLKGIPPPRTEDNGNTLKFHGQEYRLEEFEANKKIHQHLGPPNERICLHVLKKQTLVPEHVESRTLYSSFQPTLSQGKLQMWVDIFPKSLGPPGPPFDIFPRKAKKYFLRAIIWNTTEVILDETSITGENMSDIYVKGWMPGMEEDKQKTDVHYRSLDGDGNFNWRFVFEFEYLPAEQLCLVSKKEHFWSLDKTEFRTPPKLIVQIWDNDKFSLDDYLGTVELDLRNLVPPAKMPAKCSLEMMDGKQGVQSKTDLSASLFAQHSVRGWWPCFIEQDGKKVIGGKVEMTLEIISEKDVDEKPAGKGRDEPNMNPKLDFPKRPDTSFFWFTNPCKTMKFIVWRRFKWIFIGLIILIIVLLFLAILLYSLPNYISMKIVKPFQ; encoded by the exons ATGAG GCTACTGGGGTCTACGAAAGTCTCTCTGAGAGACCTAGCCACTGGCCAGGTCAAATCCCTCCCATCCAAAAATCTTCCCCTCATCAATGAAAAGGGGCAGGACATTGGA GCTACAATCGACCTTGTGATTGGGTACGATCCGCCAGCCGGTGCTGTTCCCAATCCTAACAACTCACAGGATGGGACCACAGCAGGGGATGCTG GgggtggagatgaggaggagaatgtGGACCTGGCTGATGGGGGCCAGCCTGGCTCCTCAGGTGGGGGTTCCTCCCCAGGCCTACCAGGCAACGCCACCCAGGCCATGGTCAGGAGGGCCAGGAACCGTAGCAGACCGCTATCCAACAAACCCCAGGACTTCCAG ATCCGAATCAGGATCATAGAAGGCCGCCAGTTTCCCGGAAACAACATCCAGCCTGTGATCAAGGTCAACGTGTGTGGACAGACCCACCGGACACGGATCAAGAGGGGCAACAACCCATACTTTGATGAG ATATTCTTCTACAACATCAACATGTTGCCCTCAGAGCTTTTCGACCAGCAAATCAGCATCCGG GTCTACGACTCTTTTTCTCTGAGAGCTGACAGTCTGATGGGAGAGTTCAAG CTGGATGTGGGCTATGTCTATGATGAGCCAG CCCACTCTGTCATGAGGAAATGGCTTCTGCTCAGCGACCCAGATGACTCTAGTTCTGGGGCGAAGGGTTATCTGAAAGTCAGCCTGTTCATTGTGGGGACAGGGGATGAGCCTCCG gcAGAGAAGAGGGAGTCCAACGATGACCAGGATGACATAGAAAgtaacctcctcctccctgcagggGTCACCTTGCGGTGGATCACCCTGGCTCTCAAGGTGTTCAGAGCTGAGGACATCCCCCAGA TGGATGATGCATTTATCCAGTCAGTGAAAGAGATCTTTGGAAGAGACTCAGACAAAAAGAACCTGGTCGACCCTTTCCTTGAGGCCCGCTTTGCTGGTAAAAAG CTGTGTACACAGGTCATCGAGAAGAATGCCAACCCTGAGTGGAACCAGTTACTGAATCTTCAAGTCAAG TTCCCGTCCATGTGTGAATGCATCAAACTAACAGTCTTCGACTG GGATCGTCTTACCAGGAATGATGCTATTGGCACCACTTATCTGAACCTGGCCAAGATTGCCTCTTCTGGAGGAGAAATAGAAG ATGAACATGCAGGATATGGGGCCAATAACGAATATAAAG GAAAGACGGGGGAGTCTGAGGTGGGCTTCCTGCCTGCGTTCGGCCCCTCCTACGTCAACCTTTATGGGAGCCCTCGAGAGTTCAGCGGTCTCCCTGACCCTTATGAGGACCTCAACTTCGGCAAG GGAGAAGGAGTGGCCTATCGGGGAAGGGTCCTGGTTGAACTCACTACTAAACTAGAAGGCAAGCCAGACAAGCCTGTGGACAGCATCTCCAGTGATGACATACTGGTGGTCCAG aaGTACCAGCGGAGAAGGAAGTTCTGTCTGTGTGCCGTGTTCCACAGCGCCAGCATGCTGCAGGAACCGGGAGAGCCAATCCAGTTTGAGGTCAGTATCGGTAACTACGGCAACAAACTGGACACCACCTGCAAACCCCTGGCCTCCACGACCCAGTACAGCTGTGCTGTGTTTGACG GTAACCACTACTACTACCTTCCGTGGGCAGACACTAAgcctgtggtggtggtgacgtCCTTCTGGGAGGACATCAGCCATCGTCTGGACGCTGTCAACATCATCCTGCACATCGCGGACCGCCTG CAATCCAACATCAGTGCGATGAAAACGGCCATGTTGGCTAAGATGCCCGACACTCAACTGGCAGAGATCTGGTTGAAGCTAGTCAGCCAGCTCATTGATGATATGGAGAG TGTTCATATGCCAGAGCTGGAGGGCAAACCCAACCTGACTGCCCTGGACCTCCAGATCAAGAAGCTGAGAGACAGTGCCATGGCAACCATATTGGACGGAGCGAGGTGTATGAGAGAGGAAGCTGTGGAGATCCGAGACACCCTGGGAGACATTGAGGCCTGGCTGGAGAAACTCAGCCAGCTGGCTGATGAG CCTCAGAACAGCATGCCAGACGTGATCGTGTGGatgctgagaggagagaagagggtggCCTACAGCCGTGTCCCTGCTCACCAGCTGCTCTActccacacacagccaggaagCCTGTGGACAGCACTGCGGACGCACACAGACCATCTTGATGAAG TATCCCATGGATAAGAACAAGGGTCTGAAGGTTCCAGTGCAGGTTCGGGTCAACATGTGGCTGGGCCTGTCTGCTCACGAGAAGAAGTTCAATGCTTACTCAGAAGGCACCTTCAGTGTATTCGCTGAACTG TATGAGAACCAGGCGGAGATGTTTGGGAAGTGGGGCACCACGGCCCTGGTGGGACGTTACAAGTTTTCTGATGTGACGGGCAAGCTGAAGCTGAAGCAGGAGTTCTTCATGCCGCCCCCAGgctgggagtgggagggggactGGTTCATAGACCCAGAGAAGGG gcTGTTGACAGAGGCGGATGCCGGACACACAGAGTTCCTGGACGAGGTCTATCAGAATGAGACCCGCTTCCCTGGAGGAGACTGGAAGCCTGCTGCAGAGCCCTACACTGATGTG aatgggGAGAAGACCCAGAGTCCAGGGGAGATTGAGTGCCCAGCAGGCTGGACCTTGCAAGATGAGTGGACTGTAGATGACAACAGAGCCGTTGATGAGAAAG GTTGGGAGTATGGTGTGACCATCCCTCCGGATAACAAGCCCAAGTCCTGGGTTCCTGCTGAGAAGGTCTACCATGTCCACCGCAGGAGGAGGCTGGTCAGGCCCCGGAGCAGGACGGCCGGCCCCCCTGGGGGATCGCCCACGGAG CGACGGATCCAAGGAGACCCAGAGGGCTGGGAGTTCTCATCCCTGATTGGCTGGAAGTTCCACAGGAAGCAGCGCTCATCGGACACGTTCCGTCGCCGGCgttggaggaggaagatggcacCTGCCAACACCCTCGGAGCCGCTGCCATATTTAAACTGGAGGGGGCGCTG gggaTTGACACAGATGAGAAAGGCCAGAAGACTGATGCTACCAAGCTGTTTGGAGCCAACACACCCACTGTGTCCTGCTCTTTCGACA GGTCCTATCGCTATCACTTGAGAGTCTATGTGTACCAGGCCAAGAACCTAGTGGCCATGGACAAAGACAGCTTCTCTG ACCCGTACGCCCACGTGTCCTTCCTGCATGTCAGTCAGTCCACGGAGAAGCTGTCAGCCACGCTGAACCCCACCTGGGACCAGACCCTCCTCTTCCACGACGTGGAGATCCACGGCGACCCCGACACCATCGCCCAGAACCCCCCCAAGGTGGTCCTCGAGCTGTACGACAACGACCAAGTG GGTAAGGATGAACTGCTgggcaggactgtgtgtgcCCCGCTGGTGAAGTTGAATGCGGGCATGGATCAGGTACCCAAGCTGCTGTGGCAGCCCGTCATGCAGAGAGGCCAGCCAGCAGGGGATGTTCTGGTGGCAGCTGAACTCATACTGAAGGACAAG GGGAATGAGACGGAGCTTCCCCTGGTTCCtcccaggagaggggagaaccTCTACATGGTTCCTCAGGGCATCCGGCCGGTGGTGCAGCTCACCGCTATCGAG ATCCTGGCGTGGGGTCTGCGTAACATGAAGACGTACCAGCTGGCCACGGTGTGCTCTCCCAGCCTGGTGGTGGAGTGTGGGGGCGAGAGGGTGGAGTCTGTCGTCATCAAGAACATCAAGAAGAGCCCCAACTTCCCAGGATCTGTCCTTATCATCAAAGCG CTCCTTCCTAAAGATGAGATGTACACTCCTCCCATCGTGCTGAAGGTGATCGACCACCGTCCTTTCGGCAGGAAGCCGGTGGTGGGACAGTGTACCATCAGCAACCTGTCCGACTTCCGCTGTGACCCCTATGTCGCCAGGGCTGAGGTCGCCATGTCATCCAAAA tggctCTGATGATGGCTGCCCCACCCAGAGATGTCTCCATTCACATGGGTGACAGGGGACCCCTGCTGGAGGATCAG CATGCTGAGAAG GAGAAGGAGCTGGTCGACTGGTGGAGCAAATTATACGCCTCCAtaggagagcaagagaaatgTGGTCCCTACCTGGAGAAAGGCTACGACACCTTGAAG GTGTATGACTGTGAGCTGGAGCAGGTCCCAGAGTTCCAAGGGCTGACAGACTTCTGCAGCACCTTCAAGCTGCACAGAGGCAAGAACGAGGATGGAGTGGACGACCCCACCGTGGTCGGAGAATTCAAG GGTTCGTTTAAGTTGTACCCACTGTCAGACGACCCTGGcatagctcctcctcctcgccagtTCCGTGAGCTGCCAGACAGCGGGCCGCAGGAGTGCCTGGTCAGGATCTACATCATCAGGGGCATCGACCTGCAGCCTAAAGACAACAACGGcatg TGTGATCCGTACATCAAGATCGCATTAGGAAAGAGGAGCGTTGATGACAGAGATAACTACCTACCCAACAACACCAACCCTGTGTTCGGAAA GATGTTCGAGCTGAGCTGCTTCCTGCCTCAAGACAAGGACCTGAAGATCTCTGTGTACGACTACGATCTGCTGACTCGTGATGAGAAGGTCGGCGAGACGGTGATCGACCTGGAGAATCGATTCCTTTCTCGTTTCGGTTCCTACTGTGGTCTGCCGCAGACCTACTGCCT GACAGGGATCAACCAATGGCGTGACCAGATGAAGCCATCTCAAATCCTCCAGAACCTGGCTCGTCTCAAGGGAATCCCCCCTCCCAGGACGGAGGACAATGGAAACACTCTGAAGTTCCACGGCCAGGAGTACCGCCTGGAAGAGTTTG AGGCTAACAAGAAGATCCACCAGCACCTGGGCCCACCTAATGAGAGGATCTGTCTGCACGTACTCAAGAAACAGACTCTGGTACCAGAGCATGTGGAGAGCAGAACACTTTACAGCAGCTTCCAGCCTACTCTCTCTCAG GGAAAACTCCAAATGTGGGTGGACATTTTCCCCAAAAGTCTGGGTCCTCCTGGGCCTCCTTTCGACATATTTCCACGCAAGGCGAAAAA ATATTTCCTTCGAGCCATTATCTGGAACACAACAGAAGTGATCTTGGATGAGACCAGCATCACTGGCGAGAACATGAGTGACATCTATGTTAAAGG CTGGATGCCAGGCATGGAGGAGGACAAGCAGAAGACAGACGTTCACTACAGGTCTCTAGATGGAGACGGGAACTTTAACTGGAGGTTTGTTTTTGAGTTCGAGTACCTGCCTGCTGAGCAGCTGTGTCTGGTCTCCAAGAAG GAGCACTTCTGGAGTCTTGACAAAACTGAGTTCCGTACCCCCCCAAAGTTGATTGTTCAAATATGGGACAACGATAAGTTCTCATTAGATGATTACCTAG GCACGGTGGAGCTGGACCTGCGGAACCTGGTGCCACCCGCCAAGATGCCAGCAAAGTGCTCTCTGGAAATGATGGATGGGAAACAAGGGGTGCAGTCCAAGACTGATCTGTCCGCCTCACTGTTCGCCCAGCACTCTGTCAGGGGCTGGTGGCCCTGCTTCATAGAGCAGGATGGCAAGAAGGTCATAGGA gggaaggTAGAGATGACTCTTGAGATCATCAGTGAGAAGGACGTGGATGAGAAACCTGCTGGAAAGGGGAGAGATGAACCCAACATGAACCCCAAGCTGGACTTTCCCAA GCGACCAGACACTTCATTCTTCTGGTTCACCAACCCCTGTAAGACCATGAAGTTCATTGTGTGGCGCAGGTTCAAGTGGATCTTCATTGGTCTGATCATACTGATCATAGTGCTGCTCTTCCTTGCTATCTTGCTCTACTCACTGCCG AACTACATATCAATGAAGATTGTGAAGCCATTCCAGTGA